The genomic region AAAAGCAACCTGTCCTTTTTTTGGAAAAACTCCAATTACTCTGAATTCTCTGTCCTTTATTTTAATGTACTCACCCACCGCCGACGACGCTCCGAAGAGTTCGCTGGCCACCTTGTGTCCTATTACGGCCACAGAACCGTTTCTCTCTATATCAAGCTCGTCAAAAATCTCCCCATCTTCCACATAGATGTTAAAAGCGTTACTGAAAAAATCCACCGAACCTCCCATTATTGTCGGTCTGTATGTCTCACCTTCGTAAGAGACACTTCCGGGAACTATAAGGGCAGGCATCGCGCTTACAACATGAGGCGCGTTGCTTTTTCTCAAAAGGGAATCAAGATCGCGTGTTTTCAAGGAATCGGCAAACAAGGTGGCACCGATATCCGAAGGGCCGGATGGTTCTTTGCCCGGACGGACTATTATCGTCTCGGCACCCAGTCCTCCTATTTCTTTCAAAATTAGATTTTCCGCTCCCTTGCCAATGGACATCATCATGATAATGGCCGTGATACCTATAACAATACCGAGAATCGTTAAAAATGAACGTGATTTATGCGTCCGCAATCCTACTAATGCCGTCTTAAATGAATCGGTTAATGTCATTTTTTATCTGCCCGAGTTTTGGCTCTTATTTTCTAAAACTCTTTGCAAACTTTCTTTCGCCGACTTTTACGTCTTTGTCTATTGTTCCGTCAAGTACATGAATAATTCTCTTGGCGTGCTCGGCCGTATATGTCTCGTGCGTAATGAGAAGTATGGTATGTCCAAGTTCCTCGTTTAGTCGCTGTATTGTTTCCATAATCATTGCCCCCGACTTGGAGTCCAAGTTACCTGTCGGCTCGTCGGCAAAAATCACGCTTGGATTCATTACAAGCGCCCGCGCTATGGCCACCCTTTGCTTTTCCCCGCCGGAAAGTTGCGAAGGATGATGCTCCAAGCGGTGCGACAAGCCGACCGCTTCTATCGCGTCTAAGGCCTTCTTTTCCCATACGCTTTTGGGAACATCGGAATAAAATAGTGGCAATTTTATATTTTCCAAAACGGACGTTCTGGAGAGAAGATTGAACGACTGGAAAACAAATCCCATTTTTTCATTCCGCACTCGGGCCACTTCTTCCGGGGAATATTCGTCCATGGTTTTCCCGTCAAAACGGTATTCTCCTTCAGTATGACGGTCCAAAAAACCTAAAACATGAAGAAGGGTTGATTTCCCGGAACCCGAAGGCCCCATTATGGCCACAAACTCTCCTTTCTCAATATTGAAAGTAACACCGGCCAAAGCAGTCGTCGCGACGCCTTCATTCTCGTAAATCTTTTTTACATTTTTTACATCAATAAGCGTCATAAGATACGTACCGAGTCGCCGTCACGTCTTTGTAAATGTCTCCGTTGAGACACCTCCGACGCAAGCCATCTTTTTAAAAGAAAAGAAATAACGGACTTCTTTGACTTTATTTTTAAATAACTACTCCGGATTAACGACAATTCTGTCACCCTCTTTCAGTCCGCTTTCAATTTCAATGTTGCCAAAAGAACCGCGGATACCCGTTACTACCGGTATT from bacterium harbors:
- a CDS encoding ABC transporter ATP-binding protein; amino-acid sequence: MTLIDVKNVKKIYENEGVATTALAGVTFNIEKGEFVAIMGPSGSGKSTLLHVLGFLDRHTEGEYRFDGKTMDEYSPEEVARVRNEKMGFVFQSFNLLSRTSVLENIKLPLFYSDVPKSVWEKKALDAIEAVGLSHRLEHHPSQLSGGEKQRVAIARALVMNPSVIFADEPTGNLDSKSGAMIMETIQRLNEELGHTILLITHETYTAEHAKRIIHVLDGTIDKDVKVGERKFAKSFRK